The Sporosarcina sp. Te-1 DNA window CTCCGACCTGGTCATTGTCCACCAAATAGCATTCCGTCCCCACCCACAGTTCCGTACCTGCTCTTGCTAACCCGATGGTGATCGAACCCGTCTCGCTCGTCTTCAGCACCGTCTTCCCTCCTGAAACAGAGCCCGATTCCAAAACGGAAATCTTCTGATCGGCGTATATTTCACCCCCACGGCAGATGCCTTCCACGTATACGTTCTGCCTGGCGGATACCGAACAATTACAAAGTCCTTTTTCTGTCACTTTTATTGTCCCATTGCAGGAAAGAACGCTATTCAGTGCATACGGCAGCTCAAGAACGGAATCCAACTTCCCGTCCTCGGCATGGCGGTCATGCATCCGTCTCGCCTCCTGCACCAGCTCGGAAAAGTCCCTCGCATTCCGGACACCCGACTTCACAGTATCAGACAACACATTGTACAGGTGATCCGCTAACACTTCCCAATCATCCGAAAGCTGTGTCCTATGGTTTTTCACCTTTTGGATAAATTCCTGTTTCGTCCGTTGGAACGGAATGAATTTCTCTTCCAGAATCCAGTGAAAGAGGCGGTTCAGTTCGGCAGCATCGACTTCCTCTGGCAGACGGTCCCGAACATCTAGAATTTCATGGATCGCCCTGTCAATCCGTTCCAAATAGTTTACAAGCCCTTCCAGCCTCAATGACAATTCATTCTCCAACGCGTCTCGGACGCCTACATGAATCGTGGAGGACAACACATTGCCGCAGATTTGGACTGTCCGTTCCCCCTCGACAATCGCCTTTTGCACAGTGCCCCCGATCAAGATGCTGCCGAATGATTCAATGAATAGAGATGGTTGGACATTACCTGTAATGTGAAGATCTCCGTCAGATCTGATATTCCCTGGACTCCGGTCTACATTCCCTTCAATCGTAAGGCCGCTTCCCCGGGAATTCGTTAAGTCAACTGTCTGTTGACGGCGAAACGCCCTCAATTTAACCGGTTGTCCAGGGACATACAATTCTGTGAGCAACTCAATGTCCATCTCTTTTCTCTTGTTCAATCCCAATTCCGCAAGTGCCCGCTCTATTGCCTCTTCCAATGTCCCCGCCTTCACAATAACCGATTCGCCCATAACCCTCGCCCCTTCTTCCCGGCTCTCTTTTTTTCTATCGTAGCATAGTCGCGTGCCTGGCGCGCTCGGCTAAAGGTAATGAAATTCCACATACAAACCACTTTTCTTCATCTTAGGAAATAAAAAAGATCCACCTACCTTTATAGTAGATGGATCTTCTCGTATTATAGTCCCGCTTCGATTTCAGAAACCATTTCTTTCATGGAAATCAAACCGCCGCCGGATAGGTACCAATATTCGCCGTTCAAGTAAACAATTTTTCCGTTTTCATAAGCCTTTGTCTTTTTCACAAGGTCATTTTCAATGAAATCTTTTGCGCTGGCTCCATTGCCGACAGCCGCATCCCGGTCAACAACGTATAGAATATCCGGGTTCTTTTCAAGAACGTATTCAAACGTGATGTTTTGGCCATGTGTGGATACTTCAATTTTATCATCCGCCGGTTTTACGCCAAACACGTCATGGATCAGACCGAAACGTGAGCTTGGTCCGTACGCGCTCACTTTACCTTCTGTGGCAAGTACGATCAATCCTTTGGAATCCATGCTAGTTGTCTTTTCCTTGATGGCATCGATACGCTTGTCGATGTCTTCCAGTTCCGCTTTCACTTCGTCTTCCATATCGAAAATCTGTCCCATCAATTCCGCATTATGTTTAAAAGATTCCATATAGTTCGCTGTGTCCAACCCCACATAAACAGTCGGAGCAATTTCAGCAAACTGGTCATACATATCCGCTTGGCGACCCGAGATGAAGATAACATCCGGCTTCAACGCATGAAGCGCTTCGAAATCAGGTTCTTTTAGGCTTCCTAGGTTCGTATACTTGTCATCATCATACTTGGAAAGGTAACCAGGTACGTTTGCACGCGGCAGACCTGCCACTTCCACTCCTAGATCATCCAATGTATCCAATGTACCGAAGTCAAACACAACTACTTTCTCAGGGTTTTTCGGAACTTCCACATCTCCGTATTCATGTTTGACAGAGACTGTTTCTTCTTGTGCAGGTTCAGAAGAGGAGGAACCATTCGTGTCTTTCGATGACGATTTATCGTCCGATTTGCTACCGCAAGCGGCAAGTACAAGCATAAGCGCTGCAAGCAGCAGGGTGATTGAGAACTTTTTCATCATAAACCATCCTTTTTCTTTTTTATGAATTGAAATACACACAAATATTACAGTTGTTCATCTTTTGAATCGGAATATCCATATCATATATTTCCTTCAATGCGTCCGAATTGATAATTTCATCCGTCGGACCGTCTTTGACGACACGTCCATCCTTTAATGCGACGATACGGTCAGAATACACAGACGCAAAATTGATATCATGCAACACGATGACGACCGTTTTTCCAAGGTCTTCGACGAGGCGGCGCAAAATCTTCATAATTTGAACCGAGTGTTTCATATCCAGATTATTGAGCGGTTCGTCTAGGAGGATATAATCGGTGTCCTGCGCAATGACCATGGCGATGAATGCACGCTGGCGTTGACCGCCTGATAATTCATCTAAGTATTCATGCTGCATATCCATTAATTCCATATACTCCATCGCCTGTTCCACAATCCGAATATCCTCGGCATTCAAATGGCCTTTGGAATGGGGAAAGCGACCGAATGAGACGAGTTCGCGTATCGTTAAACGGACATTCATGAAATTTGATTGCCGCAAGATGGATACCCGCTTGGAAAAATCATTCGACTTCATTTTCTTGACATTGTCATTGTCAACGAGCACTTCACCTGTATCTGCATCAAGGAGACGGCTCACCATCGAGAGGAGGGTCGATTTCCCTGCACCGTTCGGACCGATGAAAGAAGTGATCTTACCACGATGAATATTGACATTCACCTTTTCAACAACCGCTTTCTTCCCATAAAACTTCGACAGCTCACGAACTTGGATCATGAAGATCGACTCTCCTTTAACAGTAGATAGATGAAGTACACGCCACCGACGAAATTGATGATGACGCTAAGTGTAGTTGAGAACGTGAACACCCGCTCCACAACCCACTGACCGCCAACGAGCGCGATAATACTCATGACAGAAGCGCCTGCAATCAGAACCGAATGCTTGTAGGTCTTAAAAAATTGATAGGACAGGTTGGCAACTATAAGACCAAAGAATGTAATAGGACCAACGAGCGCTGTAGAAACAGAAATCAGCACAGCCGCAATGACTAGCATCAATTTAACAACTTTGTCGTAGGAGACCCCTAAGTTGATCGCCGTATCCCTTCCGAGCGAAAGAACATCAAGTTCATTGAACGACCGCATACCGATCAAAAACATGAGGATGACGATTGCCAATGCCCACCAGACTAGTTCACCGCTCACATTATTAAAGCTGGCGAACATTTTATCCTGCACCCGCATAAATTCATTCGGATCGATAAGTACTTGCAGGAAGGTCGAGATACTTTGGAAAAAGGTCCCGATGATGATCCCGACTAACAGCAGGAAGTAAATCGGCCTCTTTCCTCTCTTGAACAGGAACTGATAGAGGATCAACGCAAATATAACCATAGTTGCAACGGATAAAATGAAATTCACGTGCCGGTTCACAATCGTAATATGGCTGGAACCGAGAAAGAAAATTACGACTGTTTGAAGCAATATATAGAGTGAATCCAATCCCATAATGCTCGGGGTAAGGATCCTGTTATGTGTAATTGTCTGGAAGATGACAGTCGAATAGGCGATCGCCACTCCAGTCAGCGCCATAGCGAGCACCTTGATGCCTCGGCGCGGCAATGCATAATCATAGCTTCCATTTAATTCATGAAACAAATAGAGTCCGCAGAACAGGGCAGCGAGCAATCCCAGAATGATCATTTTCGTTGAGTTACGCATAGGCTTTCCTCCTAAACAACAGATAGAGGAAGATTCCGCTGCCGATTACTCCGACCATCAAACTAATGGATATCTCATAAGGATAAATGATAACCCTGCCAAGAATATCACATATCAGCAGGAAGATAGCCCCCAACAATGCCGTGTGC harbors:
- a CDS encoding ABC transporter ATP-binding protein; protein product: MIQVRELSKFYGKKAVVEKVNVNIHRGKITSFIGPNGAGKSTLLSMVSRLLDADTGEVLVDNDNVKKMKSNDFSKRVSILRQSNFMNVRLTIRELVSFGRFPHSKGHLNAEDIRIVEQAMEYMELMDMQHEYLDELSGGQRQRAFIAMVIAQDTDYILLDEPLNNLDMKHSVQIMKILRRLVEDLGKTVVIVLHDINFASVYSDRIVALKDGRVVKDGPTDEIINSDALKEIYDMDIPIQKMNNCNICVYFNS
- a CDS encoding FapA family protein encodes the protein MGESVIVKAGTLEEAIERALAELGLNKRKEMDIELLTELYVPGQPVKLRAFRRQQTVDLTNSRGSGLTIEGNVDRSPGNIRSDGDLHITGNVQPSLFIESFGSILIGGTVQKAIVEGERTVQICGNVLSSTIHVGVRDALENELSLRLEGLVNYLERIDRAIHEILDVRDRLPEEVDAAELNRLFHWILEEKFIPFQRTKQEFIQKVKNHRTQLSDDWEVLADHLYNVLSDTVKSGVRNARDFSELVQEARRMHDRHAEDGKLDSVLELPYALNSVLSCNGTIKVTEKGLCNCSVSARQNVYVEGICRGGEIYADQKISVLESGSVSGGKTVLKTSETGSITIGLARAGTELWVGTECYLVDNDQVGVFARMLDGELLT
- a CDS encoding iron chelate uptake ABC transporter family permease subunit; translated protein: MRNSTKMIILGLLAALFCGLYLFHELNGSYDYALPRRGIKVLAMALTGVAIAYSTVIFQTITHNRILTPSIMGLDSLYILLQTVVIFFLGSSHITIVNRHVNFILSVATMVIFALILYQFLFKRGKRPIYFLLLVGIIIGTFFQSISTFLQVLIDPNEFMRVQDKMFASFNNVSGELVWWALAIVILMFLIGMRSFNELDVLSLGRDTAINLGVSYDKVVKLMLVIAAVLISVSTALVGPITFFGLIVANLSYQFFKTYKHSVLIAGASVMSIIALVGGQWVVERVFTFSTTLSVIINFVGGVYFIYLLLKESRSS
- a CDS encoding siderophore ABC transporter substrate-binding protein, with the translated sequence MKKFSITLLLAALMLVLAACGSKSDDKSSSKDTNGSSSSEPAQEETVSVKHEYGDVEVPKNPEKVVVFDFGTLDTLDDLGVEVAGLPRANVPGYLSKYDDDKYTNLGSLKEPDFEALHALKPDVIFISGRQADMYDQFAEIAPTVYVGLDTANYMESFKHNAELMGQIFDMEDEVKAELEDIDKRIDAIKEKTTSMDSKGLIVLATEGKVSAYGPSSRFGLIHDVFGVKPADDKIEVSTHGQNITFEYVLEKNPDILYVVDRDAAVGNGASAKDFIENDLVKKTKAYENGKIVYLNGEYWYLSGGGLISMKEMVSEIEAGL